DNA sequence from the Cyanobium sp. WAJ14-Wanaka genome:
AGCGGGGGTTATCGACATTGAGCAGCACCACATTGAGCTCTCCCCGGTGTTGGGACTCCATCGTCTCCATCGCCGGTGCCATCGATTTGCAGGCCTCGCACCAGTCGGCGTAGAACTCCACCATGCTTGGTTTGCCATTGGCGAGGGCGACCTGGAGGTCTGGGGATTGGCGAGCCATGCGCTCGAGGGGCGCCTCGGGATGGAGGCCACCGCGGAACCAGAGCACGGCCCCGGCCAAAACAACCGCTAAAAGCAGCAGCAGCAAGCTTTCCTTGAGGCCGCGCTGCTCGCTAGGACCCGGATCCGGAGTTTCGATCATGGGGGCACTTTGCCAGTGCTTGCTAGCTTTTTGCAGGACGCCACAGCTGAGCGGCCCCATAGCTGAGCGGCCCCGATGAAACGGCGTCTAACCCTGCATTTCCCCCGGGAGGCTGTTCACCAGCCAATCACCTACCGGCTGGCGGTCGATTTTGATGTGGCCGCCAAAATCCTGCGGGCCCAAATCGCTCCAAACCAGAGCGGCACGATGGTGGTCGAACTCTCAGGCGACATCGATGAGCTCGCCGCAGCGGAACATTGGCTCGAGGGCCAGGGTCTGGGCATAAACCGCGCCCCAGGACAGATTCAGGTCGACCCGGCACGCTGCGTCGACTGCGGCATTTGCTCGAGCGTGTGCCCCAGTGGGGCCTTGGGTTTTGGCGCGCCGTCTTGGCAGTTGCACTTTGATGCGCAACGCTGCCTGGTGTGTGAGCAGTGCATCCCCAGCTGCCCACTGGACGCGATTGCCCTAGTGCTTGACCAGCCAACTGTCATGAAAAAACTGTGAAAGCCGCCTTGCGCCTACTGCTGCTGCCCCTGCGGGCGCCGATGCTGTTGGTGTTGGTGGCCATTGCGGTCTATGAGGGGCTCAGCTGGGGCCACCCCCCTGGGATCAACGTCGATTCACTTCAGTGGCCAAGTCTGTTTTGGTCCCTCGATTGCCTGCATGCGGTGGTGGTGGTGGTGATTTGCACCATGCCCGATTTGCTGTTGCAACGGGTTTCCAGCCTGATGGCGGCCAGCCGAGTGATCAGTTTGGTGATCACCCTTTTGATCGTGACCATTGGCGGGCTCTACATGCTGCATTTGCAGGTGCTTAGCCACGTGCTGATCCTGGCTTCTGGGGTGCTGCTGGCCCGGGTTGATTTGGCCCGGATTCGGGTGGTGCCCCCGCCAGCGCTGCTAACCGCAGCCCTCACCCTGCTGGTGTTGCTTGGGGCGACCGCAGGCCACTTCATTTCCAGCCAAGATCCCGGCTTAACAATCGGCTAAGCGCTCTTGCTGGTAAGTCCAGGCATTGCCGAGCACTTTTTTTACGTAGAGCCGGGTTTCGGGATAGGGAATGGCCTCTACCCAAAGTTCCGGCCATGGCCCAATCGGACGGGAAGCCCAACGGGATACGGCCCCGGGTCCCGCGTTGTAACTGGCAATGGCCAGGATCGGGTTGCCGGCCCACAGACCCAACAGTTGTTTGATGTAAAGACCACCAAGGTCTGCACTGATTTGGGGATTTTCAAGCTCTTCATTGCCCAGCGGCCGGCCGGCGAGCTCCTGGGCGGTTTCTGGCATCAGCTGCATCAGGCCCACCGCTCCGGCCACTGATTTGACGCCGGGGGAAAAGCGCGATTCCTGTTTGGCTACCCCTGCCAGCAGGCTGGCCGCCAGGCCGTGGCGTTCTGCCACGGGGTTAAAAATTTCCACAAAGCGCGGCCTTCTCTGGGCGTTCAGCAGTTGGCTCCTCGCGTTGCACTGATGGGGCTGGAGCTTGAGTCCGGCCTGTTCCAATTGGCCCAAGCCGATCCAGTCGTCTC
Encoded proteins:
- a CDS encoding thioredoxin domain-containing protein, which encodes MIETPDPGPSEQRGLKESLLLLLLAVVLAGAVLWFRGGLHPEAPLERMARQSPDLQVALANGKPSMVEFYADWCEACKSMAPAMETMESQHRGELNVVLLNVDNPRWQPQMDRYGVNGIPQLELFNDQGVDIGRSIGARSGAELQAMAQALIAKEPLPKFAGMGAISTLDAAEQNQAKGVTSPSQAGPRSHG
- a CDS encoding NIL domain-containing protein: MKRRLTLHFPREAVHQPITYRLAVDFDVAAKILRAQIAPNQSGTMVVELSGDIDELAAAEHWLEGQGLGINRAPGQIQVDPARCVDCGICSSVCPSGALGFGAPSWQLHFDAQRCLVCEQCIPSCPLDAIALVLDQPTVMKKL